Proteins from one Triticum aestivum cultivar Chinese Spring chromosome 7A, IWGSC CS RefSeq v2.1, whole genome shotgun sequence genomic window:
- the LOC543442 gene encoding protein RAFTIN 1A precursor: MARFLVALLATTLVAVQAGGQLGHAAPATAEVFWRAVLPHSPLPDAVLRLLKQPAAGVELLTEATSFVRDAEDRPPFDYRDYSRSPPDDEPSKSTGAASGARDFDYDDYSGGDKLRGAASGARDFDYDDYSGADKLRGATDEYKAPSSSLAGNGASMARGGKAETTTVFFHEEAVRVGKRLPFRFPPATPAALGFLPRQVADSVPFTTAALPGVLATFGVASDSATVASMEATLRACESPTIAGESKFCATSLEALVERAMEVLGTRDIRPVTSTLPRAGAPLQTYTVRSVRPVEGGPVFVACHDEAYPYTVYRCHTTGPSRAYMVDMEGARGGDAVTIATVCHTDTSLWNPEHVSFKLLGTKPGGTPVCHLMPYGHIIWAKNVNRSPA; encoded by the exons ATGGCGCGCTTCCTCGTCGCCCTCCTCGCCACCACCCTGGTCGCG GTTCAGGCTGGAGGGCAGCTGGGCCAcgcggcgccggcgacggcggaGGTGTTCTGGCGCGCCGTGCTGCCACACTCGCCATTGCCCGACGCCGTTCTCCGCCTTCTCAAACAACCCGCAGCAG GTGTTGAACTGCTCACAGAAGCCACCAGCTTCGTGAGGGATGCCGAGGACAGGCCCCCCTTCGACTACCGTGATTACAGCCGCTCGCCGCCCGATGATGAACCGAGCAAGAGCACCGGCGCCGCCTCCGGGGCGCGGGACTTCGACTACGACGACTACAGCGGGGGCGACAAGCTCCGTGGCGCCGCCTCCGGGGCGCGGGACTTCGACTACGACGACTACAGCGGGGCCGACAAGCTCCGTGGCGCCACCGATGAATACAAGGCGCCGAGCAGCAGCCTCGCTGGAAACGGGGCGTCCATGGCTAGGGGCGGCAAGGCGGAGACGACGACGGTGTTCTTTCACGAGGAGGCGGTGCGCGTCGGCAAGAGGCTCCCATTCCGCTTCCCGCCGGCGACTCCCGCCGCGCTCGGTTTCCTGCCGCGCCAGGTCGCCGACTCCGTCCCGTTCACGACGGCCGCGCTGCCTGGCGTCCTCGCGACGTTCGGCGTCGCGTCCGACTCCGCCACGGTGGCCAGCATGGAGGCGACGCTGCGCGCCTGCGAGTCGCCGACCATCGCCGGGGAGTCCAAGTTCTGCGCGACCTCGCTGGAGGCCCTGGTGGAGCGCGCCATGGAAGTGCTGGGGACCCGCGACATCAGGCCGGTGACGTCGACGCTGCCCCGCGCCGGCGCCCCGCTGCAGACGTACACCGTCCGCTCCGTGCGGCCGGTGGAGGGGGGGCCTGTCTTCGTGGCGTGCCACGACGAGGCCTACCCGTACACCGTGTACCGGTGCCACACCACTGGCCCGTCCAGGGCGTACATGGTGGACATGGAGGGCGCGCGCGGCGGCGACGCGGTGACCATCGCCACCGTGTGCCACACCGACACGTCCCTGTGGAACCCGGAGCACGTCTCCTTCAAGCTCCTGGGCACCAAGCCTGGCGGCACGCCGGTCTGCCACCTCATGCCGTACGGGCACATAATCTGGGCCAAGAACGTGAATCGCTCGCCGGCGTGA
- the LOC123150950 gene encoding transmembrane 9 superfamily member 12: MAGALHSSRCPALLLLAVLLLTLSPGNAFYLPGSYMHTYSQGEDIWAKVNSLTSIETEMPFSYYSLPYCRPPGGIKKSAENLGELLMGDQIDNSPYRFRVNVNESLFLCTTKGLNENDAKLLKQRARDLYQVNMMLDNLPVMRFAEQNGITVQWTGFPVGYTPAGSADDYIINHLKFKVLVHEYEGTNVEIIGNGEEGSAVISETDKKGMSGYQIVGFEVVPCSVKRDPEDFSKLNMHDTIEPVSCPVELRMSQVIRQQERITFTYDVEFVKSDIRWPSRWDAYLKMEAGAKVHWFSIMNSLMVILFLAGIVFIIFLRTVRRDLTTYEELDKEAQAQMNEELSGWKLVVGDVFREPTCPKLLCIMIGDGVQILGMSIVTIVFSTLGFMSPASRGMLLTGMIILYLFLGIVAGYVSVRLWRTIKGTSEGWRSLSWLTACFFPGVMFTVLTILNFVLWGSKSTGALPISLFFTLLALWFCISVPLTLVGGFLGTRAEQIEFPVRTNQIPREIPARKYPSWLLVLGAGTLPFGTLFIELFFILSSIWLGRFYYVFGFLLIVLLMLVVVCAEVSVVLTYMNLCVEDWRWWWKAFFASGSVALYVFLYSINYLVFDLRSLSGPVSAMLYIGYSFLMAFAIMLATGTIGFLTSISFVHYLFASVKID; encoded by the coding sequence ATGGCTGGGGCGCTGCATAGTTCTCGTTGTCCGGCTCTGTTATTGTTGGCTGTGCTGTTGCTGACTTTGTCTCCAGGCAATGCATTCTACTTGCCTGGCAGCTACATGCACACATACTCCCAAGGTGAGGATATATGGGCAAAGGTTAATTCACTCACGTCCATTGAGACTGAGATGCCGTTCAGCTACTACAGTCTGCCATACTGCCGTCCACCTGGCGGCATCAAGAAGAGCGCCGAGAACCTGGGTGAGCTTCTCATGGGTGACCAGATCGACAACTCACCCTACCGGTTCCGTGTGAATGTCAACGAGTCCCTCTTCCTCTGCACCACGAAAGGGCTTAATGAGAATGATGCAAAGCTTCTCAAGCAGCGGGCCCGTGATCTTTATCAGGTGAACATGATGCTGGACAATCTGCCTGTCATGCGTTTTGCTGAGCAGAATGGTATCACAGTACAGTGGACTGGTTTTCCTGTTGGTTACACTCCCGCTGGTAGTGCTGATGATTATATCATCAACCATTTAAAGTTTAAGGTCTTGGTCCATGAGTACGAAGGAACAAATGTAGAAATAATCGGtaatggagaagaaggatctgCTGTCATATCAGAGACGGACAAGAAGGGGATGTCTGGGTATCAGATTGTTGGTTTTGAGGTCGTGCCTTGCAGTGTGAAGCGTGACCCCGAGGATTTCTCTAAGCTTAACATGCATGACACCATTGAACCTGTGAGCTGCCCGGTGGAGCTTCGAATGTCCCAAGTGATCAGGCAACAGGAGAGGATCACGTTTACCTATGATGTTGAGTTTGTGAAGAGTGACATCAGGTGGCCATCTAGGTGGGATGCTTATCTGAAGATGGAGGCTGGTGCCAAGGTCCACTGGTTCTCTATAATGAACTCCCTCATGGTCATCTTGTTCTTGGCAGGAATCGTCTTTATTATATTCCTGAGAACTGTCAGGAGGGATCTCACCACATATGAAGAGCTCGACAAGGAAGCGCAAGCACAGATGAATGAGGAGCTATCTGGGTGGAAGCTTGTTGTTGGAGATGTGTTCAGAGAGCCAACTTGCCCCAAGCTATTATGCATCATGATTGGTGATGGAGTTCAAATTCTGGGCATGTCAATTGTAACAATTGTTTTTTCCACACTTGGGTTCATGTCTCCAGCTTCAAGAGGAATGCTTCTTACTGGAATGATTATTCTCTATCTTTTCCTTGGTATTGTAGCTGGGTATGTCAGTGTTCGGCTATGGAGGACTATTAAGGGAACGTCTGaaggatggagatcactgtcatGGTTGACTGCCTGCTTTTTCCCTGGTGTCATGTTTACGGTCCTTACCATCTTAAACTTTGTGCTGTGGGGAAGCAAAAGCACTGGAGCTTTACCTATATCATTATTTTTCACCCTTCTGGCTCTGTGGTTCTGTATCTCTGTGCCGTTAACGCTTGTTGGTGGCTTCCTTGGTACAAGAGCAGAGCAAATTGAATTCCCTGTTCGCACCAACCAGATTCCTAGAGAGATCCCTGCACGGAAATATCCATCATGGCTTCTGGTCCTTGGAGCAGGCACACTGCCATTTGGAACCCTGTTTATTGAGCTGTTCTTCATTCTGTCGAGCATCTGGCTTGGAAGGTTCTACTATGTGTTTGGCTTCCTGCTGATTGTCCTGCTGATGCTTGTCGTTGTTTGCGCTGAGGTATCTGTCGTCCTCACATACATGAATCTCTGTGTTGAggactggaggtggtggtggaaggCCTTCTTTGCATCGGGCTCTGTTGCTCTCTACGTGTTCCTCTACTCCATCAACTACTTGGTCTTTGATCTCAGAAGCCTGAGCGGTCCTGTCTCTGCAATGCTCTACATCGGCTACTCATTCCTCATGGCGTTCGCGATCATGCTCGCCACTGGAACCATTGGCTTCTTGACGTCAATATCCTTTGTGCACTACCTCTTCGCGTCCGTGAAGATCGATTGA